In one window of Desulfurellaceae bacterium DNA:
- a CDS encoding S9 family peptidase — protein sequence MPAPSPPKATPIHHKLTVHGHTRIDPYYWLREKGNPAVISYLEAENAYTEAVMAHTTELQDSLYTELLGRIQETDLAVPVKLGAFLYYSRTEEGRQYPIYCRKSDRPKAEEAILLDLNAEAEGHDYLRLGVYEISPDHRLLAYSLDTTGSEDYTVYVKDLSSGALLADRIPNTSYAVEWANDNRTLLYTTQDTAKRPHKVYRHRLGSDPAEDSELYHEADELYRVHLYKTKDRAYLVLSIDSIETSEVWLLSADAPDRRFRLIQPRQTGLRYHVEHRDGLLYILTNAAAKNGRLVTAPAKDPARRNWREVVPHRTAVKLDDMDVFADYLVLYERENGLRSLRVHHFASGQDRPVSFPEPVYTYAQAENPEFDTHTLRFTYMSLTTPDSVFDYDMAQGIRTLRKQKPVLGDFDPAAYRSERVFTTAQDGTRIPISLVYKTGFRRDGSHPCLLYGYGSYGSSLDPWFSSNRLSLLDRGFVYALAHIRGGEEMGREWYEQGKMLHKKHTFTDFIACGQTLIAENYTSSRRLAIMGGSAGGLLIGAVINMAPRLAAVAVAQVPFVDVVTTMLDESIPLTVGEYEEWGNPRLKAYYDYMLSYSPYDNVAAQPYPHLLITAGLNDPRVQYWEPAKWTAKLRATKTDDTRLVLKTNMGAGHGGASGRYDLLKEIAFEYAFILDALASPNAD from the coding sequence ATGCCCGCCCCCAGCCCGCCGAAGGCAACCCCGATTCATCACAAACTGACCGTTCATGGCCATACCCGGATCGACCCCTACTACTGGCTGCGGGAAAAGGGCAATCCTGCGGTCATCAGCTATCTGGAAGCCGAAAACGCCTATACCGAGGCGGTCATGGCGCATACGACCGAGCTGCAAGACAGCCTCTACACCGAGCTGCTGGGCCGCATCCAGGAGACCGATCTGGCCGTGCCGGTAAAACTGGGCGCCTTCCTGTACTACTCGCGGACCGAAGAGGGCCGGCAGTATCCGATATATTGCCGCAAGTCTGACCGCCCAAAGGCTGAGGAGGCGATCCTGCTCGACCTGAACGCCGAGGCCGAGGGCCACGACTACCTGCGGCTGGGGGTGTACGAGATAAGCCCCGACCACCGCCTGCTGGCCTACTCGCTCGATACCACCGGCTCGGAAGACTATACGGTGTACGTCAAGGACCTGAGCAGCGGTGCGCTGTTGGCGGATCGGATTCCCAACACCAGCTATGCGGTCGAGTGGGCCAACGATAACCGGACTTTGTTGTACACCACCCAGGACACGGCCAAGCGCCCCCACAAGGTGTACCGCCACCGGCTGGGCAGCGACCCGGCCGAGGATAGCGAGCTGTACCACGAGGCCGATGAGCTGTACCGGGTCCACCTGTATAAAACCAAGGATCGGGCCTACCTCGTGCTGTCAATCGACAGCATCGAGACCAGCGAGGTCTGGCTGCTGTCTGCGGACGCGCCTGATAGGCGCTTTCGACTCATTCAGCCGCGCCAGACCGGCCTGCGCTACCACGTCGAACACCGGGATGGGCTGCTGTATATCCTGACCAACGCCGCAGCCAAGAACGGCCGGCTGGTGACCGCCCCGGCCAAGGATCCGGCCAGGAGAAACTGGCGCGAAGTCGTGCCCCACCGGACAGCGGTCAAGCTCGACGACATGGATGTCTTTGCCGACTATCTGGTCTTGTACGAGCGTGAGAACGGGCTGCGCAGTCTGCGCGTCCACCATTTTGCCAGCGGCCAGGACCGGCCGGTGTCTTTTCCTGAGCCGGTCTATACCTACGCCCAGGCCGAGAACCCGGAGTTTGACACCCACACGCTGCGCTTTACCTATATGTCGCTGACCACGCCCGACTCGGTGTTCGATTACGATATGGCCCAGGGCATCCGGACCCTGCGCAAGCAAAAGCCGGTGTTGGGCGATTTCGACCCCGCCGCCTACCGCTCCGAGCGGGTGTTTACCACGGCTCAGGACGGCACCCGTATCCCGATCTCCCTGGTCTACAAAACCGGCTTTCGTCGTGACGGCTCCCACCCCTGCCTGCTGTACGGCTACGGTTCCTACGGCTCCAGCCTCGACCCCTGGTTTTCCAGCAATCGGCTGAGCCTGCTCGACCGGGGCTTTGTGTATGCCCTGGCCCACATTCGGGGCGGCGAAGAGATGGGCCGCGAGTGGTATGAGCAGGGCAAGATGTTGCACAAGAAACACACCTTCACCGACTTCATCGCCTGCGGCCAGACCCTGATCGCCGAAAACTATACCTCCAGCCGGCGGCTGGCCATCATGGGCGGCAGTGCCGGCGGTCTGCTGATCGGGGCGGTTATCAACATGGCCCCGCGTCTGGCGGCGGTGGCGGTGGCTCAGGTGCCGTTTGTCGATGTCGTCACGACCATGCTGGACGAATCCATTCCGCTCACGGTCGGTGAGTATGAGGAGTGGGGCAACCCCCGGCTCAAGGCCTACTACGACTACATGCTGTCGTATTCGCCGTACGACAATGTGGCAGCCCAGCCATACCCGCACCTGCTGATCACGGCCGGGCTGAACGATCCCCGGGTCCAGTACTGGGAGCCGGCCAAATGGACGGCCAAGCTGCGGGCGACCAAAACCGACGACACGCGTCTGGTGCTGAAGACCAACATGGGGGCCGGCCACGGCGGCGCTTCGGGCCGCTACGACCTGCTGAAAGAAATCGCCTTCGAGTACGCCTTCATCCTGGACGCCTTAGCCAGCCCGAACGCCGATTAG
- a CDS encoding DMT family transporter — translation MINAPFKAVCYMLATIALLSVSDAAAKWLVPHYPAVQIVFLRALLGVGPALVLVVWEQGRRGLATSYLFAHTVRSVLMLVSWLLFIVALRSISLANAYTLVFGAPLFMTLFGRIFLGERVSRSRWVAVIGGFVGVLIVLSPASLGFSFAALIALLAAVVWAVTSLVARRLSQHEPSTRILFYYMAISAVATLPFAAAGWTPIALGHVPLFLLTGLIGVAAHWLLAQAFRYGEVSLIAPFEYTGLVWAMALGYWLWGDVPSSGVLAGGALIIASGIYMVRHEGGSGRTEEEQDEEQDEEPTPSPSPVSSASSASSS, via the coding sequence ATGATCAACGCGCCCTTCAAGGCTGTCTGCTACATGCTGGCGACTATCGCCCTGCTGTCGGTCAGCGACGCGGCGGCAAAGTGGCTGGTGCCGCACTATCCGGCCGTCCAGATTGTGTTTCTGCGGGCGCTGCTGGGCGTGGGGCCGGCGCTAGTGCTGGTGGTGTGGGAGCAGGGGCGCCGGGGGCTGGCGACCTCCTACCTGTTCGCCCACACGGTTCGCTCGGTGCTGATGTTGGTGTCGTGGCTGCTGTTCATCGTCGCCCTGCGTTCCATCTCGTTGGCCAACGCCTACACCCTGGTGTTTGGCGCGCCCCTGTTCATGACCCTGTTCGGTCGCATCTTTCTGGGCGAGCGGGTTTCCCGCTCGCGCTGGGTGGCCGTGATCGGCGGGTTTGTGGGCGTGCTGATCGTGCTGTCGCCGGCCAGCCTGGGCTTCAGTTTTGCCGCCCTCATTGCCCTGTTGGCCGCGGTGGTCTGGGCGGTGACCAGCCTGGTCGCCCGGCGTCTCAGCCAGCACGAGCCGAGCACCCGGATTCTGTTCTACTACATGGCCATCAGTGCGGTTGCGACCCTGCCGTTTGCCGCCGCCGGCTGGACGCCCATCGCTCTCGGCCACGTGCCGCTCTTTCTGCTCACCGGCCTCATCGGGGTTGCCGCCCACTGGCTGCTGGCCCAGGCGTTTCGCTACGGCGAAGTTTCGCTCATCGCGCCGTTTGAATACACCGGTCTGGTCTGGGCTATGGCCCTGGGTTACTGGCTGTGGGGCGACGTGCCGAGCAGCGGCGTGTTGGCCGGCGGCGCGCTGATCATCGCCAGCGGCATCTACATGGTCCGCCACGAAGGCGGGTCGGGGCGGACCGAGGAGGAGCAAGACGAGGAGCAAGACGAGGAGCCGACGCCCAGCCCATCCCCAGTATCATCTGCCTCTTCTGCGTCCTCGTCCTAA